Proteins from one Streptococcus mitis B6 genomic window:
- the yycF gene encoding response regulator YycF, giving the protein MKKILIVDDEKPISDIIKFNMTKEGYEVVTAFNGREALEQFEAEQPDIIILDLMLPEIDGLEVAKTIRKTSSVPIIMLSAKDTEFDKVIGLELGADDYVTKPFSNRELQARVKALLRRTDLVSVDNQESDEKKTQPLQFGDLEIVPDAYVAKKYGEELDLTHREFELLYHLASHIGQVITREHLLETVWGYDYFGDVRTVDVTIRRLREKIEDTPSRPEYILTRRGVGYYMRNND; this is encoded by the coding sequence ATGAAAAAAATATTAATTGTAGATGATGAAAAACCAATCTCGGATATTATCAAGTTTAATATGACCAAGGAAGGTTACGAGGTTGTAACTGCTTTTAACGGTCGTGAAGCACTAGAGCAATTTGAAGCAGAGCAACCAGATATTATTATTCTGGATTTGATGCTGCCGGAAATTGATGGTTTAGAAGTTGCTAAGACTATTCGCAAGACTAGTAGTGTACCTATTATCATGCTTTCTGCTAAAGATACCGAATTTGATAAGGTTATCGGTTTAGAGCTTGGGGCGGATGACTATGTAACCAAACCCTTCTCAAATCGTGAGTTGCAGGCGCGTGTTAAAGCTCTTCTTCGTCGCACGGACTTGGTTTCTGTAGATAATCAAGAATCAGATGAAAAGAAAACCCAACCCTTGCAATTTGGGGACTTGGAGATTGTTCCAGATGCCTATGTAGCTAAGAAATACGGTGAAGAACTAGATCTAACCCACCGTGAATTTGAACTCTTGTATCATTTGGCTTCTCATATAGGTCAAGTTATTACGCGTGAACACTTGCTTGAAACGGTCTGGGGTTATGATTATTTCGGTGATGTTCGAACAGTTGACGTGACTATCAGACGTTTACGTGAGAAGATTGAAGATACACCAAGTCGTCCTGAGTATATTCTAACACGTCGCGGTGTTGGTTATTATATGAGAAATAATGATTAA
- the mutY gene encoding A/G-specific adenine glycosylase, with protein sequence MWPDEKIVSFRKKLLAWYDENKRDLPWRRSKNPYHIWVSEIMLQQTRVDTVIPYYERFLDWFPTVESLANAPEERLLKAWEGLGYYSRVRNMQTAAQQIMTDFGGQFPNTYEGISSLKGIGPYTAGAISSIAFNLTEPAVDGNVMRVLARLFEVNHDIGIPSNRKIFQAMMEILIDPEKPGDFNQALMDLGSDIEAPVNPRPEESPVKDFSAAYQNGTMDSYPIKVPKKNPVSIYLKALVVKNTQGQFLLEKNESEKLLAGFWHFPLIEVDNFSQEEQFDLFHQIAEESVNSGPSPEESFQQDYGLDVDWLDAYFKMVKHVFSHRKWHVQIVAGQVSDFHDFSDREVRWLSPEEFKNYPLAKPQQKIWQAYAQTNLDSMKIKEQTRKLAAGCT encoded by the coding sequence ATGTGGCCGGATGAGAAGATTGTTTCTTTCCGTAAGAAACTTCTTGCCTGGTATGATGAAAACAAAAGAGATTTACCCTGGCGTAGAAGTAAAAATCCTTATCATATCTGGGTATCTGAAATTATGCTCCAGCAAACCAGGGTGGATACAGTTATTCCATATTACGAACGATTCTTGGACTGGTTTCCAACAGTAGAAAGTTTGGCGAATGCGCCTGAAGAACGTTTGTTGAAGGCCTGGGAAGGTTTGGGTTACTATTCTCGAGTTCGTAATATGCAGACTGCAGCCCAGCAGATTATGACGGACTTTGGTGGCCAATTTCCAAACACCTATGAAGGAATTTCCAGCTTGAAAGGGATTGGTCCTTATACAGCAGGAGCCATTTCCAGTATTGCTTTTAACTTGACTGAGCCAGCTGTAGATGGTAATGTTATGCGAGTGTTGGCCCGTCTATTTGAAGTCAACCACGATATTGGGATTCCAAGTAATCGTAAGATTTTTCAGGCAATGATGGAAATCTTGATTGACCCAGAAAAGCCTGGTGACTTTAACCAAGCCTTGATGGACTTGGGCTCAGATATTGAGGCTCCTGTAAATCCCAGACCAGAAGAAAGTCCAGTTAAGGACTTTAGTGCGGCATATCAGAATGGAACCATGGACAGTTATCCAATCAAGGTTCCCAAGAAAAATCCTGTCTCAATTTATCTTAAAGCCTTGGTGGTTAAAAATACTCAGGGACAGTTTTTACTTGAAAAAAATGAAAGTGAAAAGCTATTGGCAGGTTTTTGGCATTTCCCCTTGATAGAAGTTGATAACTTTTCGCAAGAAGAGCAGTTTGACCTCTTTCATCAGATTGCAGAAGAAAGTGTGAACTCTGGTCCCAGTCCAGAGGAGAGTTTTCAGCAAGACTATGGCTTAGATGTTGATTGGCTTGATGCTTATTTTAAAATGGTTAAGCATGTCTTTAGTCATCGTAAATGGCATGTTCAAATTGTAGCAGGTCAGGTGAGTGACTTCCATGATTTTTCAGATAGGGAAGTTCGCTGGCTTTCACCAGAAGAATTTAAGAATTACCCACTTGCCAAACCCCAACAAAAAATCTGGCAGGCTTATGCACAAACCAACTTAGACTCAATGAAAATCAAAGAGCAAACTAGGAAACTAGCCGCAGGCTGTACTTGA
- the pta gene encoding phosphate acetyltransferase — protein sequence MEVFESLKANLVGKNARIVLPEGEEPRILQATKRLVKETEVIPVLLGNPEKIRIYIEIEGIEDGYEVIDPQHYDKFEEMVAALVERRKGKISEEDARKVLVEDVNYFGVMLVYLGLVDGMVSGAIHSTASTVRPALQIIKTRPNVTRTSGAFLMVRGSERYLFGDCAININPDAEALAEIAINSAITAKMFGIEPKIAMLSYSTKGSGFGESVDKVVEATKIAHNLRPDLEIDGELQFDAAFVPETAALKAPGSTVAGQANVFIFPGIEAGNIGYKMAERLGGFAAVGPVLQGLNKPVNDLSRGCNADDVYKLTLITAAQAVHQ from the coding sequence ATGGAAGTTTTTGAAAGTCTTAAAGCCAACTTGGTTGGTAAAAATGCTCGTATCGTTCTCCCTGAAGGGGAAGAACCTCGTATTCTTCAAGCGACTAAACGCCTGGTAAAAGAAACAGAAGTGATTCCTGTTTTGCTTGGAAATCCTGAAAAAATTAGAATCTATATTGAAATAGAAGGTATTGAGGACGGTTATGAAGTTATCGACCCTCAACACTACGATAAATTTGAAGAAATGGTTGCTGCCTTGGTAGAACGTCGCAAGGGCAAAATATCTGAAGAAGATGCACGCAAAGTTTTGGTTGAAGATGTCAACTACTTTGGTGTTATGTTGGTTTACTTGGGCTTGGTTGATGGAATGGTGTCAGGAGCGATTCACTCAACAGCTTCAACAGTTCGTCCAGCCCTTCAAATCATTAAAACTCGTCCAAATGTAACGCGTACTTCAGGTGCCTTCCTCATGGTTCGTGGCTCTGAACGTTATCTATTTGGAGACTGTGCCATTAACATCAATCCAGATGCAGAAGCTTTGGCTGAAATTGCAATCAACTCAGCAATTACAGCTAAGATGTTTGGAATCGAGCCTAAAATTGCTATGCTAAGCTATTCTACTAAAGGTTCAGGATTTGGAGAAAGCGTTGATAAGGTTGTTGAAGCAACTAAAATTGCTCACAACTTGCGCCCTGACCTTGAAATCGATGGTGAGTTGCAATTTGATGCGGCCTTCGTTCCAGAAACTGCAGCTCTAAAAGCTCCTGGAAGTACGGTAGCTGGTCAAGCCAATGTCTTCATCTTCCCAGGTATCGAGGCAGGAAATATCGGCTACAAGATGGCTGAGCGTCTTGGTGGTTTTGCAGCTGTTGGTCCTGTTTTGCAAGGTTTGAACAAGCCAGTTAACGACCTTTCTCGTGGATGTAATGCTGATGATGTTTACAAGTTGACCCTTATCACAGCAGCTCAAGCGGTTCATCAATAA
- a CDS encoding RluA family pseudouridine synthase, which produces MRFEFIADEHIKVKTFLKKHEVSKGLLAKVKFRGGAILVNDQPQNATYLLDIGDRVAIDIPAEEGFETLEAIERPLDILYEDDHFLVLNKPYGVASIPSVNHSNTIANFIKGYYVKQNYENQQVHIVTRLDRDTSGLMLFAKHGYAHARLDKQLQKKSIEKRYFALVKGDGHLESEGEIIAPIARDEDSIITRRVAKGGKYAHTSYKIVASYGSIHLVDIRLHTGRTHQIRVHFSHIGFPLLGDDLYGGSLDDGIQRQALHCHYLSFYHPFLEQDLQLESPLPDDFSNLITQLSTNTL; this is translated from the coding sequence ATGAGGTTTGAATTTATCGCAGATGAGCATATCAAGGTTAAGACCTTCTTAAAAAAGCATGAGGTTTCTAAGGGACTGCTGGCTAAGGTTAAGTTTCGAGGCGGAGCTATCCTGGTCAATGATCAACCACAAAATGCAACCTATCTATTGGATATTGGAGACCGCGTTGCCATTGATATTCCCGCTGAGGAAGGCTTTGAAACTCTCGAAGCTATTGAGAGACCATTAGACATTCTCTATGAGGATGATCATTTTCTAGTCTTAAACAAACCCTATGGAGTGGCTTCTATTCCTAGTGTTAATCACTCCAATACCATCGCTAATTTTATCAAGGGTTACTACGTCAAGCAAAACTATGAAAATCAGCAGGTTCACATTGTGACCAGACTTGATAGAGATACTTCTGGCTTGATGCTCTTTGCCAAGCACGGCTATGCCCACGCACGATTAGACAAGCAGCTGCAGAAGAAGTCCATTGAAAAACGCTACTTTGCTTTGGTTAAAGGTGATGGACACTTGGAGTCAGAGGGGGAAATTATTGCCCCGATTGCTCGTGATGAAGACTCTATTATCACTAGAAGAGTAGCTAAAGGTGGGAAGTACGCTCATACTTCCTACAAGATTGTCGCTTCCTATGGAAGTATTCACTTGGTCGACATTCGCCTGCACACTGGGCGAACCCACCAAATCCGAGTCCATTTTTCTCATATCGGTTTTCCTTTGTTGGGAGATGACTTGTACGGTGGTAGTCTAGATGATGGAATTCAGCGCCAAGCCCTACATTGCCATTACCTATCCTTCTATCATCCATTTTTAGAGCAAGACTTGCAGTTAGAAAGTCCCTTGCCGGATGATTTTAGCAACCTTATTACCCAGTTATCAACTAATACTCTATAA
- a CDS encoding NAD kinase, with amino-acid sequence MKNTGKRIDLIANRKPQSQRVLYELRDRLKRNQFILNDTNPDIVISIGGDGMLLSAFHKYENQLDKVRFIGVHTGHLGFYTDYRDFELDKLVTNLQLDTGARVSYPVLNVKVFLENGEVKIFRALNEASIRRSDRTMVADVVINGVHFERFRGDGLTVSTPTGSTAYNKSLGGAVLHPTIEALQLTEIASLNNRVYRTLGSSIIVPKKDKIELIPTRNDYHTISVDNSVYSFRNIERIEYQIDHHKIHFVASPSHTSFWNRVKDAFIGEVDE; translated from the coding sequence ATGAAGAATACAGGTAAACGAATTGACCTGATAGCAAATAGAAAACCACAGAGTCAAAGGGTTTTGTATGAATTGCGAGATCGTTTGAAGAGAAATCAGTTTATACTCAATGATACCAATCCGGACATTGTCATTTCCATCGGTGGGGATGGTATGCTCTTGTCGGCCTTTCATAAGTACGAAAACCAGCTTGACAAGGTCCGCTTTATCGGTGTTCACACTGGACATTTGGGCTTCTATACGGACTACCGTGATTTTGAGTTGGACAAGCTAGTGACTAATTTGCAGCTAGATACCGGAGCAAGAGTCTCTTACCCTGTTCTGAATGTGAAGGTCTTTCTTGAAAATGGGGAAGTGAAGATTTTCAGAGCACTAAATGAAGCCAGTATCCGCAGGTCTGATCGAACTATGGTGGCGGATGTTGTGATTAACGGTGTCCACTTTGAACGTTTTCGTGGAGATGGGCTAACAGTTTCGACACCGACTGGTAGCACAGCCTATAACAAGTCGCTTGGTGGAGCTGTTTTACACCCAACCATTGAAGCTTTGCAATTAACGGAAATTGCTAGCCTTAACAATCGTGTTTATCGAACGCTGGGTTCATCCATTATTGTTCCTAAGAAGGATAAGATTGAACTTATCCCGACGAGAAACGATTACCATACTATTTCGGTTGACAATAGCGTTTATTCCTTCCGCAATATTGAACGAATTGAGTATCAAATCGACCATCATAAGATTCACTTTGTTGCATCACCGAGCCACACCAGTTTCTGGAACCGTGTTAAGGATGCTTTCATTGGCGAGGTGGATGAATGA
- a CDS encoding GTP pyrophosphokinase, whose protein sequence is MTLEWEEFLDPYIQAVGELKIKLRGIRKQYRKQNKHSPIEFVTGRVKPIESIKEKMARRGITYATLEHDLQDIAGLRVMVQFVDDVKEVVEILRKRQDMRIIQERDYITHRKASGYRSYHVVVEYTVDTINGAKTILAEIQIRTLAMNFWATIEHSLNYKYQGDFPEEIKKRLEITAKIAHQLDEEMGKIRDDIQEAQALFDPLSRKLNDGVGNSDDTDEEYR, encoded by the coding sequence ATGACCTTAGAATGGGAAGAATTTCTAGATCCTTACATTCAAGCTGTTGGTGAGTTAAAGATTAAACTACGTGGTATTCGCAAGCAATATCGCAAGCAAAATAAGCATTCTCCTATTGAGTTTGTGACGGGTCGAGTCAAGCCGATTGAGAGCATCAAGGAAAAAATGGCTCGGCGTGGCATTACTTATGCGACCTTGGAACACGATTTGCAAGATATTGCTGGTTTGCGTGTGATGGTTCAGTTTGTAGATGACGTTAAGGAAGTAGTGGAGATTTTGCGCAAACGTCAGGATATGCGGATCATACAGGAGCGAGATTACATTACTCATCGAAAAGCATCGGGCTACCGTTCCTATCACGTGGTAGTAGAATATACGGTTGATACCATTAATGGAGCCAAGACCATTTTGGCGGAAATTCAAATTCGTACCTTGGCCATGAATTTTTGGGCAACGATAGAACATTCTCTCAACTACAAGTACCAAGGGGATTTCCCAGAGGAGATAAAGAAGCGACTGGAAATCACGGCCAAGATTGCCCATCAGTTGGATGAAGAAATGGGTAAAATTCGAGATGATATCCAGGAAGCCCAGGCCCTTTTTGATCCTTTGAGTAGAAAATTAAATGACGGTGTAGGAAACAGTGACGATACAGATGAAGAATACAGGTAA
- a CDS encoding CYTH domain-containing protein, producing MKHLEIELKTLLKKDEYNRLKDQFTGVTPVLQKNYYIDTPDFELREKKVAMRIRTFEDWAELTLKVSQSIGNMEYNQKLQLKDAENYLTKEELPQGLVLDELAKHGIQSKNWQVLGCLTTLRYEMKTAIGLMALDESQYFDITDYELELEVENHEQGKQDFQQFLEENQISYQKSPSKLVRFVKSMKNS from the coding sequence TTGAAACATTTAGAAATTGAATTGAAAACACTCTTGAAAAAAGATGAATACAATCGTCTAAAAGACCAGTTCACAGGTGTCACTCCTGTCCTTCAAAAAAATTACTACATCGACACGCCTGATTTTGAACTGCGAGAAAAGAAAGTTGCTATGCGCATTCGAACCTTTGAAGACTGGGCAGAATTGACTCTCAAAGTCTCGCAAAGTATTGGAAACATGGAGTACAACCAAAAATTGCAACTAAAAGATGCTGAAAACTATCTGACCAAGGAAGAACTCCCTCAGGGGCTTGTGCTCGATGAATTGGCTAAACATGGCATCCAAAGCAAGAACTGGCAGGTACTAGGTTGTCTCACAACGCTTCGCTATGAAATGAAGACAGCTATTGGTCTCATGGCGCTGGATGAGAGTCAATACTTTGATATAACAGATTACGAATTAGAGCTTGAAGTTGAAAATCACGAGCAAGGCAAACAGGATTTCCAACAATTTTTAGAGGAAAATCAGATTTCCTATCAAAAATCTCCCTCAAAATTGGTCCGATTTGTCAAAAGCATGAAAAATAGCTGA
- a CDS encoding ribose-phosphate diphosphokinase produces MSDKKNMKLFALNSNQEIAQKIAQAVGVPLGKLSSRQFSDGEIQVNIEESVRGYDVYIIQSTSFPVNNHLMELLIMVDACVRASAHSINVVLPYFGYARQDRIASSREPLTAKLVANMLVKAGVDRVLTLDLHAVQVQGFFDIPVDNLYTVPLFAKHYCDKGLRGSDVVVVSPKNSGVKRARSLAEYLDAPIAIIDYPQDDATRNEGYIIGDVAGKKAILIDDILNTGRTFSEAAKIVEREGATEIYAVSSHGLFVEGADELLDNTKIKEILVTDSVATKEKTPKNVCYITASELIGDAIVRIHERKPVSPLFGYNKKK; encoded by the coding sequence ATGTCAGATAAAAAAAACATGAAACTTTTCGCACTCAATTCTAACCAAGAGATTGCACAGAAAATTGCTCAAGCTGTTGGTGTCCCACTTGGAAAACTATCATCACGTCAATTTTCTGACGGAGAGATCCAAGTTAATATCGAAGAGAGTGTCCGTGGTTACGATGTTTACATCATCCAATCTACAAGTTTCCCTGTTAACAACCACCTAATGGAATTATTAATTATGGTTGATGCTTGTGTGCGTGCAAGTGCCCACAGTATCAACGTTGTCCTTCCGTATTTTGGCTATGCACGCCAAGATAGAATCGCATCATCTAGAGAACCACTAACAGCTAAACTAGTTGCTAACATGCTAGTTAAAGCTGGTGTAGATCGTGTCCTTACCCTCGACTTACATGCAGTTCAAGTACAAGGTTTCTTTGATATTCCTGTAGATAATCTTTACACTGTTCCTCTCTTTGCTAAACACTACTGTGATAAAGGATTAAGAGGTTCAGATGTTGTTGTCGTTAGCCCTAAAAATTCAGGGGTTAAACGTGCTCGTAGCCTGGCTGAATATCTTGATGCTCCTATCGCCATTATCGACTACCCTCAAGACGATGCAACTCGCAACGAAGGCTATATCATCGGTGATGTTGCAGGTAAAAAAGCCATCTTGATTGATGACATTTTAAATACAGGACGTACCTTCTCTGAAGCTGCCAAAATCGTTGAACGTGAAGGGGCTACAGAAATTTATGCTGTTTCTAGCCACGGCCTCTTCGTTGAAGGTGCTGATGAACTTCTTGACAATACTAAGATTAAAGAAATTCTTGTGACTGATTCAGTAGCAACAAAAGAAAAAACTCCTAAAAACGTATGCTACATCACTGCTAGTGAGTTAATTGGTGATGCTATCGTCCGTATCCACGAAAGAAAACCAGTCAGCCCACTCTTTGGCTATAACAAAAAGAAATAA
- a CDS encoding cysteine desulfurase family protein has protein sequence MIYLDNAATTPMSAVAISAMTKVMQETHGNPSSIHGHGRQAGKLLREARQELAQLLGTKPQHIFFTSGGTEGNNTAIIGYCLRHQERGKHIITTAIEHHAVLETIDYLVQHFGFEATIIQPENQEITAQQIQNALRDDTILVSTMFANNETGNLLPIAEIGQILKQHLAAYHVDAVQAIGKIPIHPEELGIDFLTASAHKFQGPKGIGFLYASSMDFDSYLHGGDQEQKKRAGTENLAAIVGMVAALKEDLEKQEDNFQHVQNLETAFLAELEGVQYYLNRGEHHLPYVLNIGFPGQKNDLLLLRLDLAGISISTGSACTAGIVQSSHVLEAMYGANSERLKESVRISLSPQNTVKDLETLAKTLKEIIGG, from the coding sequence TTGATTTATTTGGACAATGCTGCAACGACTCCCATGTCGGCAGTTGCTATTTCAGCGATGACCAAGGTTATGCAAGAAACCCATGGAAACCCTTCTAGTATTCATGGTCATGGTCGTCAAGCTGGTAAACTCTTGAGAGAAGCTCGTCAGGAACTAGCCCAGTTACTGGGGACAAAACCTCAACATATCTTTTTCACTTCTGGCGGGACTGAAGGCAACAATACTGCCATCATTGGCTACTGCCTTCGTCACCAAGAACGAGGAAAACATATCATCACAACTGCTATTGAGCACCATGCTGTCCTTGAAACCATTGATTACTTGGTTCAACACTTTGGGTTTGAAGCAACCATTATCCAGCCAGAAAATCAAGAAATCACAGCCCAACAAATTCAAAATGCTTTACGTGACGATACGATTTTGGTTTCTACCATGTTTGCCAATAATGAGACAGGAAACCTACTGCCCATTGCTGAAATTGGCCAAATTCTCAAGCAACACCTTGCTGCCTATCATGTCGATGCAGTTCAGGCTATTGGTAAAATACCAATTCACCCAGAAGAATTGGGCATTGATTTTCTCACTGCTTCTGCCCACAAGTTCCAGGGTCCTAAGGGAATCGGTTTTCTCTATGCATCTAGCATGGACTTTGATTCCTATCTACATGGCGGAGACCAAGAACAGAAAAAACGTGCAGGTACTGAAAATCTGGCTGCCATCGTAGGCATGGTTGCAGCCCTAAAAGAAGACCTAGAAAAACAAGAAGACAATTTTCAACATGTACAAAATCTAGAAACTGCCTTTCTGGCAGAGCTAGAGGGAGTTCAGTATTACCTGAATAGAGGCGAACACCATCTCCCTTATGTTCTCAATATTGGATTTCCTGGCCAGAAAAATGACCTCTTACTCCTTCGTCTAGATTTGGCTGGAATTTCTATCTCTACTGGCTCAGCCTGTACTGCAGGCATTGTCCAATCCAGCCATGTTCTTGAAGCCATGTATGGCGCAAATTCAGAACGCTTGAAGGAATCCGTTCGCATCAGTTTGTCACCACAAAATACTGTTAAAGACCTAGAAACCCTCGCAAAAACCTTAAAAGAAATTATCGGAGGTTAG
- a CDS encoding DUF1831 domain-containing protein produces the protein MAFEKTIQLKNCRYDYTLSPSVKKFTLKDNTFFETKVGNYELTRLLEKVPNSGEGFQLKIIINKELIGAKINITDKFGLRLVDIFKSEDHHIHQEKFYFLMDSLVERGVFTKSER, from the coding sequence ATGGCATTTGAAAAAACCATTCAGTTAAAAAATTGTCGTTACGACTACACTCTTAGCCCTTCTGTTAAGAAATTTACCCTCAAAGACAACACCTTTTTTGAGACTAAGGTTGGTAACTATGAATTGACTCGCCTTTTGGAAAAAGTTCCGAACAGCGGTGAGGGATTCCAACTCAAAATCATCATTAACAAGGAACTTATAGGTGCTAAAATCAATATCACTGACAAGTTTGGGCTACGTCTAGTTGATATTTTCAAATCAGAAGACCACCACATTCATCAGGAAAAATTCTACTTCCTCATGGATAGCTTGGTAGAACGTGGTGTCTTTACAAAATCTGAAAGATAG
- a CDS encoding DUF4649 family protein produces MFKLTYKDSYHVERTLKYEDYDALMLALSGCVTLPDTLYVTSLTFNGQEVYQGLVEDLYRFLSQTEFLHQN; encoded by the coding sequence ATGTTTAAATTAACCTATAAGGATAGCTATCATGTAGAGCGGACTCTCAAGTATGAAGATTACGATGCTCTCATGCTAGCTTTGTCAGGCTGTGTGACCCTACCAGATACACTTTATGTGACTTCTTTAACCTTTAATGGACAGGAAGTTTACCAAGGGCTGGTCGAAGACCTCTACCGTTTTCTATCACAAACAGAATTTTTACATCAAAACTAA
- a CDS encoding redox-sensing transcriptional repressor Rex: MKDKQSAIPKATAKRLSLYYRIFKRFHSEKIERANSKQIAEAIGIDSATVRRDFSYFGELGRRGFGYDVKKLMTFFADLLNDNSITNVMLVGIGNMGHALLHYRFHERNKMKIIMAFDLDDHPEVGTQTPDGIPIYGISQIKDKIKDADVKTAILTVPSVKSQEVANLLVDAGVKGILSFSPVHLHLPKDVVVQYVDLTSELQTLLYFMRKED, encoded by the coding sequence GTGAAAGATAAACAGTCTGCTATTCCAAAAGCTACAGCGAAAAGACTCTCTCTCTACTATCGAATTTTTAAGAGATTTCACTCAGAAAAGATTGAACGTGCCAACTCTAAGCAAATTGCAGAGGCCATTGGGATTGACTCAGCGACCGTACGTCGTGATTTTTCCTACTTTGGTGAACTAGGTCGTCGTGGTTTTGGCTATGATGTCAAAAAACTGATGACGTTTTTTGCCGATTTACTCAATGATAACTCCATCACCAATGTTATGCTGGTAGGTATTGGAAATATGGGCCATGCCCTTCTCCACTACCGCTTCCACGAGCGTAACAAGATGAAGATTATCATGGCCTTTGATCTAGATGACCACCCTGAGGTCGGGACCCAAACTCCTGATGGAATTCCCATTTATGGAATTTCTCAAATCAAGGATAAAATCAAGGATGCTGATGTCAAAACTGCTATCCTGACCGTTCCCAGCGTCAAGTCACAAGAGGTTGCCAATCTCTTAGTGGATGCTGGAGTGAAAGGAATTCTCAGTTTTTCACCAGTCCATCTGCATTTACCAAAAGACGTGGTCGTTCAGTATGTTGATTTGACAAGTGAACTCCAAACTCTCCTCTACTTCATGCGAAAAGAGGATTAG
- a CDS encoding gamma-glutamyl-gamma-aminobutyrate hydrolase family protein, producing the protein MKKPVIGITGNEKTHPDDDIMMSYAAKGFVEGVKNAGGIPIILPIGDQEMACHYISMIDKLILTGGQNVDPKFYGEPKTIDSDDYHLQRDIFELALIKEAIKQKKPIFSVCRGTQLFNVAMGGTLYQDIEDHWQDCSAEYTTQRLATEPDTVLREIYGEISHINSFHHQSIKDLAPNLKIAAHDPKDGIIEAVMSTDDVAFLGVQWHPEFLFENRPKDKNLFDYIVNEL; encoded by the coding sequence ATGAAAAAACCAGTTATAGGGATTACAGGAAACGAAAAAACTCATCCAGATGATGACATCATGATGAGCTACGCAGCAAAAGGCTTTGTTGAAGGCGTTAAAAATGCTGGAGGGATTCCCATCATCCTACCGATTGGTGATCAAGAAATGGCCTGCCACTATATCAGTATGATTGACAAGCTCATCTTGACAGGTGGACAAAATGTTGATCCAAAATTCTATGGTGAACCAAAAACTATCGATAGCGATGACTACCACCTTCAAAGGGATATCTTTGAACTGGCCCTCATCAAGGAAGCTATTAAACAGAAAAAGCCAATTTTTTCTGTCTGCCGTGGTACCCAACTCTTTAACGTTGCCATGGGTGGAACTTTGTATCAAGATATCGAAGACCATTGGCAGGATTGTTCTGCCGAGTATACAACCCAACGCTTGGCGACAGAACCAGATACCGTTCTCCGAGAAATCTATGGAGAAATTTCCCATATCAACTCCTTCCACCATCAGAGCATCAAGGATTTAGCACCAAATTTAAAGATTGCGGCTCATGATCCTAAAGATGGTATCATTGAAGCTGTCATGAGTACGGATGATGTCGCCTTTCTCGGTGTCCAATGGCATCCAGAATTTCTATTTGAAAATCGTCCCAAAGATAAAAACCTCTTTGACTATATCGTTAATGAACTTTAG